From Aquificaceae bacterium:
TTTCAGAAAGGGCTATAGCGTGCAAGAAGTCTACGAGCTTTCAAAGATAGACCCCTGGTTTCTGGAAAATATAAAGCAGATAGTGGACTTTGAAAAGGTTATAAAGGAAAAGGACTTGGACCCACAGACCCTAAGGCTTGCCAAAGAGATGGGCTATTCGGACTTGGAGATAGCAAAACTCAAAGGTATGGAGGAGCATGAGATAAGAAGTCTTAGGTATCAGTGGAACATAGTCCCAGCCTTCAAGGGCGTGGATACCTGTGCTGGAGAGTTTACCGCATACACGCCTTACTATTACTCAAGCTACGAAAGACCCTATTACACCCTTGAGGGTATGGAAATCCTTGATGAAGACTAAAGCTCAAGCTCCTCTGGATAAGGTTGGAGATAGGCTTGTGTGAGGAGATACTGGTTTTCAAATCTGTAAGCGTAGCCTTTTAGAAACTCCACAAGAAGCCTCCTGTCTACTACTCCCCTCTTGTAGTCCTCCACCAGCTTTAGAAAGTGTGCCTTCTCCGAGGGTTTGAAGTTTCTTGAAAGATGTCCGAAGATATGGAGTATGGCGTTGGCATGTTGACCTATGGAGGGCTTCCTCTTAAGAGCCTCTAAGAAAAGCCTTCTATATTCTGCAAGAGTTTCTCTTAGGTTTTCTTCTCTTGCCTGTGCGGTAAGCCTTCCAAGTGCCTTTAACTTTACCTGAGAGTATGCCATTAAAAGATACTTATACCTTTGGTGAAAGTCCATAAGGTCTTTTACTTTTTCTATTCTCCTAAAACTTTCTCTGAGGTCTGCAATAGAAAAAAGCCTTGTGAGAAAATGCCTGCGTAGTTGTTCATCCCTTAACCTTCCCTC
This genomic window contains:
- a CDS encoding DUF523 and DUF1722 domain-containing protein, which codes for MRQFPKPRVVVSACLNLKPVRYNGQEVRDEFVLKLLPYCEVIEVCPEIAIGLGVPREKIIVYRRDHAFGLSQPATGLELTERMESFSEKFLSGLSEVDGFILKSKSPSCGVSNTKVYKDPEGREFHSKGKGLFAMRVLERFEDLPVEDEGRLRDEQLRRHFLTRLFSIADLRESFRRIEKVKDLMDFHQRYKYLLMAYSQVKLKALGRLTAQAREENLRETLAEYRRLFLEALKRKPSIGQHANAILHIFGHLSRNFKPSEKAHFLKLVEDYKRGVVDRRLLVEFLKGYAYRFENQYLLTQAYLQPYPEELEL